Proteins encoded by one window of Clostridia bacterium:
- a CDS encoding spore coat associated protein CotJA: MSGSEARAAAKKEPVAQAGQTAVDEAEAQYYDWKLARAYVPFQKYRERYDPMKGLMRGTIFPELDMPYVPRER, encoded by the coding sequence ATGTCGGGCTCGGAAGCCAGGGCAGCCGCGAAAAAAGAGCCGGTGGCCCAGGCAGGGCAGACTGCTGTCGATGAGGCTGAGGCTCAGTATTATGATTGGAAACTAGCTCGAGCTTATGTTCCTTTCCAGAAGTACCGGGAGCGATATGACCCCATGAAGGGCCTCATGCGCGGTACCATCTTTCCCGAGTTAGATATGCCCTATGTTCCGCGGGAGCGCTAA
- a CDS encoding spore coat protein CotJB encodes MDGRQKELLKEIMALGFTAIDFHLYLDTHPEDARALNDYAAIAEELRRVTRQYEERYGPLTLMSPYAAQERWRWVEEPWPWEITF; translated from the coding sequence TTGGACGGTCGGCAAAAGGAATTGCTAAAAGAAATCATGGCTCTAGGTTTTACAGCCATAGATTTTCACCTATATTTAGACACCCATCCCGAGGATGCTCGGGCTTTAAATGATTATGCGGCCATTGCCGAGGAGTTGCGCCGGGTGACCCGGCAATACGAAGAGCGCTACGGCCCGCTCACCTTGATGAGTCCATATGCGGCCCAGGAACGGTGGCGCTGGGTTGAAGAGCCCTGGCCCTGGGAGATCACGTTCTAG
- a CDS encoding manganese catalase family protein, with amino-acid sequence MWVYEKRLEYPIRVGRPNPRLAKEIITQYGGPDGELAASLRYLTQRYTMPLPKAKAVLTDIGTEELAHMEIIASLVYNLIKDASVEEIKRAGMDGYYADHDKALYFVNAEGAPWVASYIQSKGDPVTDLHEDMAAEQKARSTYEWLINLSDDPDVTDALKFLREREIVHYQRFGETLQYVYEWQNSKKYY; translated from the coding sequence ATGTGGGTATACGAAAAGCGGCTGGAATACCCTATCCGGGTAGGGCGGCCCAACCCCCGGTTGGCCAAAGAAATTATCACTCAGTACGGTGGGCCCGATGGGGAACTGGCGGCCTCCCTGCGTTACCTGACCCAGCGCTACACCATGCCTTTACCCAAAGCTAAGGCGGTGCTGACTGACATTGGCACCGAAGAGCTGGCGCATATGGAAATCATTGCTAGCCTGGTCTACAACTTGATCAAGGATGCTTCTGTGGAGGAGATCAAGCGGGCGGGAATGGACGGCTATTACGCCGATCACGATAAAGCCCTGTACTTTGTCAATGCCGAGGGCGCCCCTTGGGTGGCTTCTTATATCCAATCCAAGGGTGATCCGGTAACTGATTTGCACGAGGATATGGCGGCGGAGCAGAAGGCCCGCTCTACTTATGAGTGGCTGATCAACCTTTCCGATGATCCCGATGTGACCGACGCCTTGAAATTCCTGCGCGAGCGCGAGATAGTTCATTACCAACGATTTGGCGAGACTCTGCAGTACGTTTACGAGTGGCAGAACTCGAAAAAGTACTACTAG